A region of Corallincola holothuriorum DNA encodes the following proteins:
- a CDS encoding EAL domain-containing response regulator, which yields MTVEERDKIRELRILLVEDQPVPRQLLLQLLERLGVEQSWQAEDGKQALQLLSEGILFDIILCDLQMPNMDGLEFIRHLGQRSFHGGLILVSAESDMLLHSAEAMATEYGLKVFGTLAKPVQPSQLVPMLTHQSSAESLTDNELPIALHEVMEGLEQGEFNAVFQPKVRFDNRQWIGVESLVRWYHPSRGVITPGFFLPLLERAGEIELLSEVMLSASLAQSRQFIKQGQEVTVAVNLPPNSMTDTKFCDRFMRLLKRYQVPPELCMIELTECELTADLGPMIETLARLRMNGVQLAIDDFGTGYSSLEKLGQIPFTELKIDQSFVRDAARKPKLRAIVEASLDVAKKLGLSTVAEGVEDAAGWQLLRELGCDYCQGYYAAEPMMSADLDAWQQQWAV from the coding sequence CAACTGCTGTTGCAGCTGCTGGAGCGACTTGGAGTAGAGCAATCTTGGCAGGCTGAGGATGGTAAGCAAGCTTTGCAGCTGCTGTCTGAGGGGATCCTGTTCGATATCATTCTGTGTGATCTGCAGATGCCAAACATGGATGGGCTAGAGTTTATTCGCCATCTGGGCCAACGCAGTTTTCATGGCGGGCTTATTTTGGTCAGCGCTGAATCCGATATGCTGCTGCATTCCGCCGAGGCGATGGCGACCGAGTATGGCTTAAAGGTTTTTGGTACCTTGGCCAAGCCAGTGCAACCTTCGCAACTGGTGCCTATGTTGACTCATCAATCTAGTGCTGAATCTCTAACTGATAACGAACTGCCTATCGCACTGCATGAGGTGATGGAAGGGTTGGAACAGGGAGAGTTTAATGCCGTGTTTCAGCCGAAAGTGCGTTTCGATAATCGGCAGTGGATCGGTGTTGAAAGTCTAGTGCGTTGGTACCACCCATCGCGCGGCGTGATCACGCCTGGTTTCTTTTTGCCCCTGCTCGAACGGGCGGGAGAGATCGAGTTACTGAGTGAAGTGATGTTAAGTGCGTCGCTGGCTCAATCTCGCCAATTTATCAAACAGGGGCAAGAGGTCACGGTGGCCGTCAACTTGCCGCCTAACTCTATGACTGACACCAAGTTTTGCGATCGTTTTATGCGTTTGCTTAAGCGCTATCAGGTACCGCCTGAACTATGCATGATCGAATTGACCGAGTGTGAGTTGACGGCCGATCTAGGCCCTATGATTGAAACGCTGGCACGCTTACGTATGAACGGTGTGCAACTGGCGATTGATGATTTTGGTACTGGCTACTCGTCATTGGAAAAGCTTGGCCAGATCCCATTTACAGAGCTTAAAATTGATCAGAGTTTTGTTCGTGATGCGGCACGTAAGCCAAAGTTGCGGGCTATCGTTGAGGCGAGTCTCGATGTGGCGAAAAAGCTTGGCCTGTCGACTGTTGCCGAAGGGGTAGAAGATGCCGCAGGTTGGCAGTTATTAAGAGAATTAGGTTGTGACTATTGTCAGGGGTATTATGCCGCCGAACCTATGATGAGTGCGGATCTTGATGCCTGGCAGCAGCAATGGGCCGTTTAG